In Phreatobacter cathodiphilus, the genomic window TCGACGCCCGGAGCCGCGATCTGCAGCGCCACGTCCAGCCCGAAGCCCTTGCCGTCGTCGCGCGGGCCGATGCCGACCGCGGCCGACACCTTCGTTTCCGCGGGGAGGGCGACCTTGGCCTTGCCGGCGACGAACTTCAGCGCCCCGAGGAAACAGGCGGAATAGCCGGCGGCGAAGAGCTGCTCGGGATTGGTGCCTTGGCCGCCGCCACCGCCGAGTTCCTTCGGCGTGTCGAGCGTCACCGACAGGCGGCCGTCATCGCTGCCGGCCGAGCCGGTGCGG contains:
- a CDS encoding organic hydroperoxide resistance protein; amino-acid sequence: MNILYTAHGSATGGRTGSAGSDDGRLSVTLDTPKELGGGGGQGTNPEQLFAAGYSACFLGALKFVAGKAKVALPAETKVSAAVGIGPRDDGKGFGLDVALQIAAPGVDKPVLEDLVQQAHIVCPYSEATRGNLAVRLSVA